A stretch of Brassica napus cultivar Da-Ae chromosome C6, Da-Ae, whole genome shotgun sequence DNA encodes these proteins:
- the LOC111207155 gene encoding pyrophosphate-energized vacuolar membrane proton pump 1-like, with amino-acid sequence MTGKALLPELWTEILVPVCAVVGIAFSLFQWYIVSGVKLTADRGASSESEDGKNGNEDYLIEEEEGVNDQSVVAKCAEIQTAISEGATSFLFTEYKYVGVFMVLFAAIIFLFLGSVQGFSTKSQPCTYDKTTTCKPALATAVFSTISFVLGAVTSVLSGFLGMKIATYANARTTLEARRGVGKAFIVAFRSGAVMGFLLAANGLLVLYITINLFKIYYGDDWEGLFESITGYGLGGSSMALFGRVGGGIYTKAADVGADLVGKVERNIPEDDPRNPAVIADNVGDNVGDIAGMGSDLFGSYAESSCAALVVASISSFGINHDFTAMLFPLLISSVGILVCLITTLYATDISEIKAVKEIEPALKNQLIISTVIMTAGIAVVSWIGLPSSFTIFNFGTQKVVKNWELFLCVAVGLWAGLIIGFVTEYYTSNAYSPVQDVADSCRTGAATNVIFGLALGYKSVIIPIFAIAVSIFVSFSFAAMYGVAVAALGMLSTIATGLAIDAYGPISDNAGGIAEMAGMSHRIRERTDALDAAGNTTAAIGKGFAIGSAALVSLALFGAFVSRAGVQTVDVLTPKVVIGLLVGAMLPYWFSAMTMKSVGSAALKMVEEVRRQFNTIPGLMEGTAKPDYATCVKISTDASIKEMIPPGCLVMLTPLIVGFFFGVETLSGVLAGSLVSGVQVAISASNTGGAWDNAKKYIEAGASEHARSLGPKGSEPHKAAVIGDTIGDPLKDTSGPSLNILIKLMAVESLVFAPFFATHGGFLFRIFS; translated from the exons atgACGGGGAAAGCGTTGTTACCGGAACTTTGGACGGAGATTCTGGTGCCGGTGTGCGCCGTGGTGGGAATCGCCTTCTCGCTGTTCCAGTGGTATATTGTCTCCGGCGTGAAACTCACCGCCGATCGTGGCGCGTCTTCGGAAAGTGAAGACGGTAAGAATGGAAATGAGGATTATCtgatagaggaagaggaagGGGTTAATGATCAGAGCGTTGTCGCCAAATGCGCTGAGATTCAGACCGCTATATCCGAAG GTGCAACCTCATTTCTGTTCACCGAGTACAAGTACGTTGGCGTCTTCATGGTTCTGTTCGCCGCCAtcatctttctcttcctcgGCTCTGTCCAAGGTTTCAGTACCAAGAGCCAGCCTTGCACTTACGACAAGACCACAACATGCAAGCCTGCTCTCGCCACCGCCGTCTTCAGCACCATCTCCTTCGTCCTCGGCGCGGTGACCTCAGTCCTCTCTGGCTTTCTCGGGATGAAGATCGCCACTTATGCCAACGCTAGAACCACTCTTGAAGCGAGGAGAGGCGTTGGAAAGGCCTTCATCGTTGCGTTCAGGTCTGGCGCTGTGATGGGTTTCCTTCTCGCTGCGAACGGTCTCTTGGTTCTTTACATTACCATCAACCTCTTCAAGATTTACTACGGTGATGATTGGGAAGGTCTTTTTGAGTCCATCACTGGTTATGGTCTTGGTGGATCTTCCATGGCGCTTTTTGGTAGAGTTGGTGGTGGGATCTACACTAAGGCTGCTGATGTTGGTGCTGACCTTGTGGGAAAAGTCGAAAGGAATATTCCGGAAGATGATCCAAGAAACCCAGCT GTAATTGCTGATAATGTGGGTGACAATGTTGGTGACATTGCTGGGATGGGCTCTGATCTGTTTGGATCATACGCGGAGTCATCTTGTGCTGCGCTTGTTGTTGCTTCCATCTCCTCCTTTGGAATCAACCATGACTTCACTGCCATGTTGTTCCCATTGCTCATCAGTTCAGTGGGAATCTTGGTTTGTTTGATCACTACCCTCTATGCAACAGACATCTCTGAGATTAAGGCAGTAAAGGAGATCGAACCTGCGTTGAAAAACCAGCTCATTATTTCTACGGTTATCATGACTGCTGGAATAGCTGTAGTATCATGGATTGGGTTACCGTCTTCCTTCACCATCTTCAACTTCGGGACACAGAAAGTTGTGAAAAACTG GGAGCTATTCCTGTGTGTTGCTGTTGGTCTCTGGGCTGGACTCATTATCGGCTTTGTTACTGAATACTACACAAGCAATGCATACAG CCCTGTGCAAGACGTGGCAGATTCATGCAGGACCGGAGCGGCAACCAACGTTATATTCGGACTTGCTCTTGGATACAAATCCGTCATCATTCCAATCTTTGCGATTGCTGTCAGTATATTCGTTAGCTTCAGCTTTGCTGCAATGTACGGTGTGGCGGTTGCTGCTCTTGGAATGCTGAGTACCATTGCAACTGGTTTGGCGATTGATGCTTATGGTCCGATCAGTGACAATGCTGGTGGTATTGCTGAGATGGCTGGAATGAGCCATCGCATCCGAGAAAGAACTGACGCTCTTGATGCTGCTGGAAACACCACTGCTGCTATCGGAAAG GGTTTTGCGATTGGTTCTGCTGCTCTTGTGTCGTTGGCGTTGTTTGGTGCATTTGTGAGCCGAGCAGGAGTACAGACGGTGGATGTGTTGACCCCAAAGGTGGTGATAGGGCTGCTAGTTGGAGCGATGCTTCCTTATTGGTTCTCTGCAATGACGATGAAGAGCGTGGGAAGTGCAGCTCTTAAGATGGTGGAAGAAGTGAGGAGGCAGTTCAACACCATCCCCGGACTCATGGAAGGTACCGCGAAACCAGACTATGCAACATGCGTCAAGATATCAACGGATGCTTCCATCAAGGAAATGATTCCTCCTGGTTGCCTTGTCATGCTTACTCCACTCATTGTCGGTTTCTTCTTCGGCGTTGAGACCCTCTCCGGTGTCCTCGCTGGCTCCCTTGTCTCCGGAGTTCAGGTTGCAATATCAGCTTCTAACACTGGTGGAGCCTGGGACAATGCCAAGAAGTACATTGAG GCGGGGGCATCAGAGCACGCGAGGAGCTTAGGACCAAAAGGGTCAGAGCCACACAAGGCAGCAGTGATAGGTGACACAATAGGAGACCCATTGAAGGATACGTCAGGACCGTCGCTTAACATATTGATAAAGCTAATGGCTGTTGAGTCTCTCGTCTTTGCTCCCTTCTTTGCCACACATGGAGGTTTCCTCTTCAGGATCTTCTCGTGA
- the LOC106357428 gene encoding glycerol-3-phosphate dehydrogenase SDP6, mitochondrial-like yields the protein MYAASFRRLASGVAFIATASGGAVLSLASSDKDRTIVESWRRTIGDPTASVPSRSVQESVLSGASLSNPLDVLVIGGGATGSGVALDAATRGLRVGLVERDDFSSGTSSRSTKLIHGGVRYLEKAVFNLDYGQLRLVFHALEERKQLIENAPHLCHALPCMTPCFSWFEVVYFWMGLKMYDLVAGRRLLHLSRYYSAKQSVELFPTLASKGKNKSTTLAGTVVYYDGQMNDSRVNVGLACTAALAGASVLNHAEVVSLIRDGVTQRVIGARIRNNLSGKEFDTYAKVVVNAAGPFCDSVRKMADGESKPMICPSSGVHIVLPDYYSPQGMGLIVPKTKDGRVVFMLPWLGKTVAGTTDSPTSITSLPKPNEDEIQFILDTITDYLNIKVRRTDVLSAWSGIRPLAMDPTAKNTENMSRDHIVLEDCPGLVTITGGKWTTYRSMAEDAVDAAIKSGKLKPSNDCVTQKLQLVGSYGWDPSSFAALAQQYVRVKKTHGGKMVPGTMDTAAAKHLSHAYGSMADRVATIAQEEGLGKRLAHGHPFLEAEVAYCARNEYCESAVDFIARRCRIAFLDTNAAEQALKRVVEILASEHKWGKSRQMQELKMAKEFLQTFKSSKNAH from the exons ATGTACGCCGCTTCTTTTCGCCGTCTCGCCTCTGGCGTCGCTTTCATCGCCACTGCATCTGGTGGCGCTGTTTTGTCGCTTGCCTCCAGCGACAAAGACCGTACGATTGTGGAGTCATGGAGGCGTACGATTGGTGATCCTACGGCTTCAGTACCGTCTCGATCCGTTCAAGAATCGGTTCTGAGTGGAGCCAGCTTGTCAAATCCGCTCGATGTCCTCGTCATCGGCGGTGGAGCCACCGGTTCTGGTGTCGCACTAGACGCCGCCACCCGTGGCCTCCGTGTTGGTCTCGTCGAACGTGATGACTTCTCCTCAGGGACCTCTTCGAGATCAACAAAACTAATTCATGGAG GGGTTCGTTACTTGGAGAAAGCCGTTTTCAATCTTGATTACGGACAGCTTCGGCTTGTGTTTCACGCCCTCGAAGAGCGTAAACAACTGATCGAGAACGCACCGCATCTCTGCCACGCACTCCCCTGCATGACACCTTGTTTCAGCTGGTTCGAAGTTGTCTACTTCTGGATGGGACTGAAAATGTATGACTTGGTGGCTGGACGAAGACTATTGCATCTCTCCAGATATTACTCCGCAAAACAGTCTGTTGAGCTCTTCCCAACCCTCGCGAGTAAAGGGAAAAACAAGAGTACTACTTTGGCAGGCACGGTTGTGTATTACGATGGGCAAATGAATGATTCACGAGTCAATGTTGGTTTGGCTTGTACTGCCGCTTTAGCTGGTGCTTCAGTTCTCAACCATGCAGAGGTTGTCTCCCTTATCAGGGATGGTGTTACTCAGAGAGTAATTGGTGCTCGGATCCGTAACAATCTCTCTG GCAAAGAGTTTGACACCTACGCGAAGGTGGTTGTTAATGCGGCTGGACCATTCTGTGATTCGGTTAGGAAAATGGCTGATGGCGAGTCAAAGCCGATGATATGTCCAAGCAGCGGCGTACACATTGTGTTGCCAGACTACTATTCTCCTCAAGGGATGGGCTTGATAGTCCCCAAGACTAAGGATGGTCGCGTTGTGTTTATGTTACCTTGGTTGGGGAAAACCGTAGCAGGCACTACAGACTCTCCCACTTCAATCACTTCGCTTCCAAAACCTAATGAAGATGAGATTCAATTCATACTTGACACAATCACCGACTACCTTAACATCAAG GTTCGACGTACCGATGTTCTGTCGGCTTGGAGTGGTATTCGTCCATTGGCTATGGATCCAACAGCAAAAAACACTGAGAATATGTCCAGAGACCACATTGTTCTGGAGGATTGTCCTGGTCTGGTTACAATCACAGGTGGAAAATGGACAACTTACAGAAG CATGGCGGAAGACGCGGTGGACGCAGCAATCAAATCTGGAAAGCTGAAACCTAGCAACGATTGCGTAACGCAGAAGCTACAGCTTGTGGGCTCTTACGGATGGGACCCATCTTCCTTCGCAGCTCTAGCGCAGCAATACGTGCGCGTGAAGAAAACTCACGGTGGTAAAATGGTTCCAGGGACAATGGACACAGCAGCCGCAAAGCATTTGTCACATGCATATGGATCAATGGCTGACCGAGTCGCCACCATTGCTCAGGAAGAGGGTCTTGGGAAGAGACTAGCACACGGTCATCCGTTCCTCGAAGCAGAAGTTGCTTACTGTGCAAGAAACGAGTACTGTGAATCAGCAGTGGATTTCATAGCCAGGAGGTGTAGAATCGCCTTCTTAGATACCAATGCAGCGGAGCAGGCTTTGAAACGTGTGGTGGAGATATTAGCGAGTGAACACAAGTGGGGCAAGTCGAGGCAGATGCAGGAGTTGAAGATGGccaaagagtttcttcaaaCTTTCAAGTCTTCCAAAAACGCACACTAA